From one Desmodus rotundus isolate HL8 chromosome X, HLdesRot8A.1, whole genome shotgun sequence genomic stretch:
- the LOC112308160 gene encoding histone H2A-Bbd type 2/3-like, whose translation MPGQRSRRRSSGHRRHHQRRTRNRTARAQLLFSVSHVERLLREGRYAQRLTSSAPIFLAAIVQYLLATVLQLAGNEARRSGCRRITSRLVDMAMHNNAQLSAFFGTTTISLVAPGWQ comes from the coding sequence ATGCCTGGTCAGAGGAGCCGCAGGAGGTCGTCCGGTCACCGTCGCCATCACCAGAGGCGGACCCGCAACCGCACCGCCAGGGCCCAGCTGCTTTTCTCGGTGAGCCACGTGGAGCGCCTGCTGCGGGAAGGCCGCTACGCCCAGCGCCTGACCTCGTCCGCACCCATCTTCCTGGCGGCCATCGTTCAGTATCTGCTCGCCACGGTCCTGCAGCTGGCCGGGAACGAGGCCCGGAGAAGTGGCTGCCGGCGCATCACCTCACGGCTCGTGGACATGGCCATGCACAACAACGCGCAGCTCAGTGCCTTCTTCGGAACTACCACCATTTCCCTAGTGGCCCCGGGCTGGCAGTAG
- the RAB39B gene encoding ras-related protein Rab-39B codes for MEAIWLYQFRLIVIGDSTVGKSCLIRRFTEGRFAQVSDPTVGVDFFSRLVEIEPGKRIKLQIWDTAGQERFRSITRAYYRNSVGGLLLFDITNRRSFQNVHEWLEETKVHVQPYQIVFVLVGHKCDLDTQRQVTRHEAEKLAAAYGMKYIETSARDAINVEKAFTDLTKDIYELVKRGDITIQEGWEGVKSGFVPNVVHSSEEVVKSERRCLC; via the exons ATGGAGGCCATCTGGCTGTACCAGTTCCGGCTCATTGTCATCGGGGATTCCACGGTGGGCAAGTCCTGTCTGATCCGCCGCTTCACTGAGGGCCGCTTCGCCCAGGTTTCAGACCCCACTGTGGGGGTGGATTTTTTCTCGCGTCTGGTGGAGATTGAGCCAGGAAAACGGATCAAGCTCCAGATCTGGGATACCGCGGGTCAAGAGAGGTTCAG atcCATCACTCGAGCCTACTACAGGAACTCAGTAGGTGGTCTTCTCTTATTTGACATTACCAACCGCAGGTCCTTCCAGAATGTCCATGAGTGGTTAGAAGAGACCAAAGTACATGTTCAGCCCTACCAAATTGTATTTGTTCTGGTGGGTCACAAGTGTGACCTGGATACACAGAGGCAAGTGACTCGCCATGAGGCAGAGAAACTGGCTGCTGCGTACGGCATGAAGTACATTGAAACATCAGCCCGAGATGCCATTAACGTGGAGAAAGCCTTCACAGACCTGACGAAAGACATATATGAGCTGGTTAAAAGGGGGGATATTACAATCCAGGAGGGCTGGGAAGGGGTGAAGAGTGGATTTGTACCAAATGTGGTTCACTCTTCAGAAGAGGTTGTCAAATCAGAGAGGAGATGTTTGTGCTAG